TTCCTGTTTTTATACCCTATGAGTACTTCGGCAAGGAGTCCCAGCACATCAGAGGCTTCGAGAAAGAGGTGTTTTGGGTTTCTAAAGGCGGCGAGGCTGGCGAGAGGCTTGTCCTGCGCCCCACTTCAGAGACCGCCATTATGCCGATGGTGAAGCTGTGGGTGCAGGACTACAAGGATCTGCCCCTCAAGCTTTACCAGATTGTCAGCGTGTTTAGAGCCGAGACCAAGATGACGCATCCAATGATTAGGCTAAGGGAGATCAGCATGTTTAAAGAGGCTCATACAGTCCACGTAGATAGGGAGGACGCCGAGAGGCAGGTGAGGGAGGCTGTGGAGATTTACAAGAAGATCTTCGACGAGATGTGCCTAGCCTATATGGTGAACAAGAGGCCTGACTGGGACAAGTTCGCCGGCGCCGAGTACACAATCGCCTTCGACACTGTACTGCCCGACGGCAGGACGCTCCAGATCGGAACTGTCCACTACCTAGGCACAAACTTTACCGAGGTGTTCGAGGTCACGTACCTCGACGCCGATGGATCGAGGAAGCTGGCTCACACAACCTCCTACGGGATTTCCGAGAGAAGCATAGCCGCGATGCTTATTACCCACGGCGATGACGGCGGCACCACGATACCTCCAAAGCTAGCGCCTATACAAGTAGTCGTAGTTCCCATCTACTACGGGGAGGAGGAGCTCTCTGTAGTGATGTCCTTCGTGAGAGAGGTGGTTAACTCCTTAGCAAGCGGCGGCGTGCGCGTCTACCTCGACGATAGAGCCGACAAGACGCCGGGCTGGAAGTTCTACTACTGGGAGCTCAAGGGCGTGCCCCTCCGTGTAGAAGTCGGTAAGAGAGATGTCGAAAAGAGGCAGGCTGTTGTCACTAGGAGAGATACTCTAGAGAAATACGCAG
The sequence above is drawn from the Pyrobaculum ferrireducens genome and encodes:
- the proS gene encoding proline--tRNA ligase, yielding MELVRGARPHGRDKLRSNLIEWFHWLLREAEMYDVRYPVKGAYVWRPYGMKLRRNVENLIRQLHDEAGHQEVLFPVFIPYEYFGKESQHIRGFEKEVFWVSKGGEAGERLVLRPTSETAIMPMVKLWVQDYKDLPLKLYQIVSVFRAETKMTHPMIRLREISMFKEAHTVHVDREDAERQVREAVEIYKKIFDEMCLAYMVNKRPDWDKFAGAEYTIAFDTVLPDGRTLQIGTVHYLGTNFTEVFEVTYLDADGSRKLAHTTSYGISERSIAAMLITHGDDGGTTIPPKLAPIQVVVVPIYYGEEELSVVMSFVREVVNSLASGGVRVYLDDRADKTPGWKFYYWELKGVPLRVEVGKRDVEKRQAVVTRRDTLEKYAVGLGNLVDAVRELMRAVEENLRKNAWEELRRRVVKAEGVEAAKAAIREGKVVEVPWSGDNECGMKIQELVGADALGVAMDADTSVGGYDLRDLACRDKRAEVWLRLSERY